AAATGAAATGTTTGGTGCTGATGACTATGAAGAAATCTCTCGTTCGTCAGTTGGTTTACCTATTCAAGTTGAAATATCAGTAGCACCATTTTCTTATTTGGGTGTAGCGATAATAGGATTTGCCAATATCAATAGTATAAAAGCCTATGGTGGAATAACGTTTTGTATTCAAATTGGCAAACTACACTAATTGCAAAGAAGGTTGTGCCCTGACCAGGCGCTTCCTGCTATCCCGCTACAAAACAGCGGGACGCACAAAACGCGGAAAGTAGCGGGTATGTTAGCGGCAATTAAGAAATACGTTGAGAACCAAAGGAATAAAACATGAATAATAAAATTAAAGTCGAATTAGGAGACATTCAAAAAACTCTTTTTATGCCGGTATGGGCAAGAGCAGTTGAAGCTAAGAAGAGTAAACAAATATTCATTGATAAAGCAGCAGTAGAAATTATTGATCTCGTTGATTATGATTTTTCGCGGATGTCAAAAAATGTATCTGAAATTAGTCAGATTGCATGGATCGCTCGCTGCAAAAGATTTGATTCCGTAATAGAAAACTTCATCAAAAATCATCCCAACGGAACAATTGTAAATATTGGTTGTGGATTGGATACTACCTATGAAAGGCTTAATAATAAGTCGATTCTTTGGTATGACTTAGACCTTCCGGATGTGATAGATTTAAGAAAGAAATTCATGATGGAGAATGAAAATAGACAATTTATCTCATGCTCTTTTCTTGACACAAAATGGTTTAATAAGATTGTTATCCCTGATAAGGTTCTGTTTATAGCAACCGGAGTATTCGTTTATTTTGAAGAAGGAGAAATAAAGAATTTCATTGTTAAGCTCGCCGACAAATTTGATAATTCCGAAATAATATTTGATGTAACTTCACCTAAAGGAGTTCATATAGC
The nucleotide sequence above comes from Ignavibacteriales bacterium. Encoded proteins:
- a CDS encoding class I SAM-dependent methyltransferase, which produces MNNKIKVELGDIQKTLFMPVWARAVEAKKSKQIFIDKAAVEIIDLVDYDFSRMSKNVSEISQIAWIARCKRFDSVIENFIKNHPNGTIVNIGCGLDTTYERLNNKSILWYDLDLPDVIDLRKKFMMENENRQFISCSFLDTKWFNKIVIPDKVLFIATGVFVYFEEGEIKNFIVKLADKFDNSEIIFDVTSPKGVHIANQVIHKSGLDSKSFFKWGLKNKSIITSWDKRISILNTFYTFKIKGLGLSFRNKLMGLLSDSLDVQYMLHLSISKT